Proteins encoded by one window of Glycine soja cultivar W05 chromosome 15, ASM419377v2, whole genome shotgun sequence:
- the LOC114386441 gene encoding PRELI domain containing protein 3B, with the protein MVKAYTQEHVYKHPWERVTCASWRKFADQENKRILSHILDVDTLNHSLDPSSGKLYTTRAITIHCPGPWFVRKIVGQDICHCVESTVVDARSRSMQLTSRNISLQKFIEVEEKIRYDPHPDNPTGWTICQQETRIRIKPLSALASMAEKVEQRCAEKFLQNSVKGREVMERICKYLEAESSSLAL; encoded by the coding sequence ATGGTGAAAGCATATACACAGGAACACGTCTACAAGCACCCTTGGGAACGTGTAACTTGTGCATCTTGGCGCAAGTTTGCTGACCAAGAGAACAAACGCATATTATCCCATATTCTTGATGTTGACACATTGAACCACAGCCTTGACCCTTCATCAGGGAAGCTTTACACGACCCGTGCTATCACGATCCATTGTCCTGGGCCGTGGTTTGTCCGCAAGATTGTTGGTCAGGATATTTGCCACTGTGTGGAATCCACTGTGGTGGATGCACGGTCGCGCTCCATGCAACTAACCTCCCGGAATATCAGCCTCCAGAAGTTCATTGAAGTGGAAGAGAAGATCCGATATGATCCTCACCCGGATAACCCGACTGGGTGGACAATTTGCCAGCAGGAGACTCGCATCCGGATTAAGCCGCTGTCGGCTTTGGCATCCATGGCTGAAAAGGTGGAGCAGCGATGTGCTGAAAAGTTCCTTCAGAATAGTGTCAAGGGTAGAGAGGTTATGGAGAGGATTTGTAAATATCTTGAAGCAGAATCAAGCAGCCTTGCCTTGTGA